The following coding sequences lie in one Synechococcus sp. PCC 7336 genomic window:
- a CDS encoding DNA-binding transcriptional regulator: protein MSMSPAAPCPPIRGLDPSSIRQNLGLTYDEMAKIMKVSPETIRGWEPGKCELPAPDVFETLKSLQEVIALGLSVYTPEGFKKFIRTRLKVFSGLAAYDLLQAGKFDLVLSALAKDYEGAF, encoded by the coding sequence ATGTCTATGTCTCCTGCAGCGCCATGTCCTCCTATTCGAGGGCTAGACCCCTCATCCATCCGCCAAAATCTAGGACTTACCTATGATGAGATGGCAAAGATTATGAAGGTCAGCCCAGAAACCATTAGAGGATGGGAGCCTGGTAAGTGCGAGCTGCCAGCCCCTGATGTCTTCGAGACACTCAAAAGCTTGCAAGAAGTCATTGCTCTTGGCCTCTCTGTATACACACCTGAAGGATTTAAAAAGTTTATAAGAACCCGTTTGAAAGTGTTTTCTGGCCTTGCTGCCTACGATCTCCTGCAAGCGGGCAAGTTCGATCTTGTTTTGTCGGCCCTAGCTAAAGACTATGAGGGTGCTTTCTGA